In Mytilus edulis chromosome 6, xbMytEdul2.2, whole genome shotgun sequence, the following proteins share a genomic window:
- the LOC139527262 gene encoding repetitive organellar protein-like produces the protein MASSKPIPCGPCIEGNVNTKAVIWCYICDEGLCSSCSGHHLRYKLSRDHKTIDIKSYNPSVRTIKTECDKHGRQLNWYCPRHLMPCCDECIINSHSKCMEIKSLASVVEKTKIEKSKESVEKDINSVLQLLGKIVNNKSRNIKRGKQEYESIKEFIVKIRNEIDKHLIHLEKKICNEADTILNEEKSKATDLIAEIEGKQKNLKKMQDQLHTVIPHASKLQSFLGIHQIEQQVHQCQRYIDDLDKDDRAKEFTIKMKENNEVEKIIKKLGSLGELTVVKTDMDLNTETSVRREAQVESQEQSNINNMTINIENKIQINIREISDMICLMDGRLIIVEWVDNVNLLTPDGKLLKQLPIRGEAFNVTQINQDTIAVTYPYEKAIKIFNMENETVTRIITLDKVCWGLSSSDDSLVVGLIDDEIRIIDLEGNKLKSIQVKSESPLWNLVHCNDRVIYSDYGGKAVYCVDQSGKQIWQYKQDLSGPYGLCTDTYGNIFVADQESQRIIIISKDGKESKVLLSDGLENPRCICLKQNESSGFICDYSGKELTKFNLSSG, from the exons ATGGCATCCAGTAAACCTATTCCATGTGGACCTTGTATAGAAGGAAATGTAAACACTAAAGCTGTCATCTGGTGTTACATTTGTGATGAAGGATTGTGTTCATCATGTTCTGGTCATCACTTAAGATATAAATTGTCACGTGATCATAAAACCATTGATATTAAAAGTTATAACCCATCTGTCCGAACTATCAAAACAGAATGTGACAAACATGGTCGACAGCTTAACTGGTATTGCCCGAGACATTTAATGCCTTGCTGTGATGAATGTATAATCAATAGTCATTCAAAGTGTATGGAAATAAAAAGTTTAGCTAGCGTTGTGGAGAAAACCAAGATTGAAAAATCTAAAGAATCTGTAGAGAAAGATATCAACTCCGTCTTACAACTCCtaggtaaaattgtaaataacaaaTCACGAAACATtaaaagaggaaaacaagaaTATGAAAGCATTAAAGAATTCATTGTGAAAATACGCAATGAAATAGATAAACATTTAATCCACCTAGAGAAGAAGATATGCAATGAGGCAGATACCATCCTGAATGAAGAAAAATCAAAGGCAACAGATTTAATAGCTGAAATTGAAGGAAAACagaaaaacttaaagaaaatgCAAGACCAACTACATACAGTCATACCACATGCCTCCAAACTCCAATCATTTCTAGGCATACATCAGATTGAACAACAAGTACATCAATGTCAACGATACATAGATGATCTGGACAAAGACGACAGGGCAAAAGAATTTACCATCAAAATGAAGGAAAATAATGAAGtagaaaagataataaaaaagttaggaTCCTTAGGAGAATTAACCGTTGTTAAAACAGATATGGATTTGAATACAGAAACAAGTGTGAGAAGGGAAGCACAAGTAGAATCACAAGAACAATCAAACATAAACAACATGACCATTAACATTGAGAATAAGATACAGATCAACATTCGGGAGATAAGTGATATGATTTGTCTGATGGATGGAAGACTTATAATAGTCGAATGGGTTGACAACGTTAACCTACTTACTCCTGATGGCAAACTACTGAAACAGTTACCTATACGTGGTGAAGCCTTCAATGTTACACAAATCAATCAGGATACTATTGCCGTAACTTATCCTTATGAGAAAGCCATTAAGATTTTCAATATGGAGAATGAAACAGTAACCAGAATTATCACATTAGACAAAGTTTGCTGGGGATTATCATCATCAGATGATTCTCTTGTTGTAGGTTTGATTGATGATGAAATCCGTATTATAGACTTAGAAGGAAATAAACTGAAGTCAATACAAGTTAAGAGTGAATCACCACTGTGGAACCTTGTTCACTGTAATGACAGAGTAATCTATAGTGACTATGGTGGTAAAGCAGTATACTGTGTTGATCAATCAGGTAAACAGATCTGGCAATATAAACAGGATTTATCAGGACCATATGGACTTTGTACAGATACTTATGGTAACATTTTTGTAGCAGACCAGGAGTCTCAAAGAataatca TTATATCAAAAGATGGAAAGGAGAGTAAAGTACTACTTAGTGATGGACTGGAGAATCCTAGATGTAtttgtttgaaacaaaatgaGTCTTCAGGTTTTATATGTGATTACAGTGGCAAAGAgttgacaaaattcaatttatctTCTGGATAA